Proteins encoded in a region of the Mucispirillum schaedleri ASF457 genome:
- a CDS encoding GNAT family N-acetyltransferase: MDNVIINIAEKSDIKEILEIYSYYVLNSPATFEIDIPDINEFSLQIEKIQNKYPYLTAKINGKTAGYAYAAPLRTRKAYDYSCETTIYLHHKYLNKSIGTKLYTSLFEYIKQMNILNIYACITYANTESVLFHKKFGFQEAAHFNNCGYKHNTWHDILWLEKIIGSHKTPPAPFINFNDLKL, from the coding sequence ATGGATAATGTAATAATAAATATTGCAGAAAAAAGCGATATTAAAGAGATATTAGAGATTTACAGTTATTATGTTTTAAATTCCCCTGCTACTTTTGAAATAGATATACCTGATATAAATGAATTTTCTCTACAAATAGAAAAAATACAGAATAAATATCCATACTTAACTGCTAAAATCAATGGAAAAACAGCAGGATATGCTTATGCTGCACCACTTAGAACAAGAAAGGCTTATGACTATTCATGTGAAACAACAATTTATCTGCACCACAAATATTTAAATAAATCAATAGGCACAAAACTTTATACCTCTCTTTTTGAATATATCAAACAGATGAATATATTAAATATATATGCCTGCATAACTTATGCAAATACTGAAAGTGTGCTTTTTCATAAAAAATTTGGATTTCAGGAAGCAGCCCATTTTAATAACTGCGGTTATAAGCACAACACATGGCACGATATACTATGGCTTGAAAAAATCATAGGAAGCCATAAGACACCACCTGCACCATTTATTAATTTTAATGATTTAAAACTATAA
- a CDS encoding NifB/NifX family molybdenum-iron cluster-binding protein, producing the protein MKIAVAVENGMVCGHFGHSPSFSFYEVQDGKIISSENIQSPGAGHGILPDFIASHGANVVIAGGMGAGAVNGCNARDMQVVTGVAGNPDEAVLLFIKGELVSSSSVCSHHGGSNSCSHHGSCGH; encoded by the coding sequence ATGAAAATAGCGGTTGCTGTAGAAAATGGCATGGTTTGCGGCCATTTTGGTCATAGTCCTTCTTTTTCATTTTATGAAGTTCAGGATGGTAAAATAATATCATCAGAAAATATTCAAAGCCCCGGTGCAGGTCATGGTATTCTGCCTGATTTTATAGCATCTCATGGTGCAAATGTCGTTATTGCAGGCGGCATGGGTGCTGGAGCTGTAAATGGCTGCAATGCAAGGGATATGCAGGTAGTTACAGGTGTTGCAGGAAACCCAGATGAAGCAGTATTATTATTTATAAAAGGAGAGCTTGTATCAAGCAGTTCAGTATGTTCTCATCATGGTGGAAGTAACAGCTGCTCTCATCACGGCAGCTGCGGTCATTAA
- a CDS encoding P-loop NTPase has product MGSDSCSHNCSGCGEDCGDRSAESLFEKLNEFSCVKKVIGVVSGKGGVGKSLVTSLMAVMAQRKGLNTAILDADITGPSIPKSFGINERARVSPQGMMPSLSKKGTQIMSLNLISENETDPVIWRGPVIAGVVKQFWTDVIWKNVDIMFIDMPPGTGDVPLTVFQSIPVDGIIIVSSPQELVGMIVEKAVNMASMMDIPVLALVENMSYLKCPDCGSEIKIFGESNIEKIAKKHNVSLVAKIPVDPKIASLVDAGKVEYVDIDNLNSILESIIAK; this is encoded by the coding sequence ATGGGTAGCGATAGTTGTTCACATAATTGCAGCGGATGTGGAGAGGACTGCGGTGATAGAAGTGCAGAAAGTTTGTTTGAAAAGCTTAATGAATTCAGCTGTGTAAAAAAAGTAATAGGGGTTGTCAGCGGTAAAGGCGGCGTTGGTAAAAGTTTAGTAACATCATTAATGGCTGTAATGGCTCAGCGTAAAGGTTTAAATACTGCTATTTTAGATGCAGATATTACAGGACCATCTATTCCAAAATCATTTGGAATTAATGAAAGGGCAAGGGTAAGCCCGCAGGGAATGATGCCATCGCTTTCTAAAAAAGGCACACAGATTATGTCTCTTAACTTAATTTCAGAAAACGAAACTGACCCTGTAATATGGAGAGGTCCAGTTATAGCTGGCGTTGTTAAACAGTTTTGGACTGATGTTATTTGGAAAAATGTAGATATAATGTTTATAGATATGCCGCCCGGAACTGGTGATGTGCCATTAACAGTATTTCAGTCTATTCCAGTTGATGGTATTATTATAGTATCGTCACCACAGGAGCTTGTTGGTATGATAGTAGAAAAAGCAGTTAATATGGCTTCTATGATGGATATACCAGTATTAGCTCTTGTGGAAAATATGAGCTATTTAAAATGCCCAGACTGTGGCAGTGAGATAAAAATATTTGGCGAAAGCAATATAGAAAAAATCGCCAAAAAGCACAATGTTTCACTTGTTGCAAAAATACCAGTAGACCCAAAAATAGCTTCGCTTGTAGATGCTGGTAAAGTGGAATATGTGGATATTGATAATTTAAACAGTATTTTAGAAAGCATTATTGCAAAATAG
- a CDS encoding DUF134 domain-containing protein: MPRPKKCRKVCCMPVVNMFAPSSYEDGLSMEVIVMTIDEYETIRLIDREGLSQSECSKYMNVARTTVQQVYNNARKKIADALVLGLPLEINGGDYTICDKKELPCSFCGCNSIFFK, encoded by the coding sequence ATGCCGCGTCCTAAAAAATGCCGTAAAGTATGCTGTATGCCTGTTGTGAATATGTTTGCTCCATCATCTTATGAAGATGGTTTAAGCATGGAAGTTATAGTTATGACTATAGATGAATATGAAACAATCAGGCTTATAGACAGGGAAGGTCTTTCGCAAAGCGAGTGCAGTAAATATATGAATGTTGCCCGCACAACAGTGCAGCAGGTCTATAACAATGCCCGTAAAAAAATTGCAGATGCGTTAGTGTTAGGGCTGCCGCTTGAGATTAATGGCGGTGATTATACTATATGTGATAAAAAGGAACTGCCATGCAGTTTTTGTGGTTGTAACAGTATATTTTTCAAATAA
- a CDS encoding rhamnan synthesis F family protein, whose amino-acid sequence MYKRYYDLIKKFFFSLKYTGIKATYKKVDIFIKNIIAGKQLSKYSFDCFYQAKYIPSNTTNTDIKPIAFYSVAQTDIALLAARKPLYLNHYSPRIPLVYSNNASERINYHIKLAKEYQIYAFCYEVNDTNKYKNFISALNLCDKTHPFCLSLDACLTADDINTVLNITDFSKMIKLDEKYIIILDIRRLKNYKDIDSFINSAFSIISHNIKDFQIWCRILHTADINHDKISRYIYSADTDKMPSISANSVSYINKKIQHYLYSYDFLAHFFCHHIIKSDKPFYKTIINGKDTLYKNELSVYKYSLEIFYNWIKTECSFLRDNFKENERFLFIDSFNNWDEYSHTAPEKKTGYAYLNTMYRAVFNKKIYGKKLSSYSQAMPEEMCSKAQICLQIHIFYLDLLENIVTEINKIPYAFDCYISTDSTDKAEYIRNYFKSHSNAVNVIVEIYDNKGRDVYPLIAQMSKYVTKYKFICHMHTKKSKIDIFGDNWREYLFGSLFGSKENIENILKNLEMNKGLGIVFPKPFQNLENAIHWGLNKELAENVLQKLDIDIKLPVNNIVFPVGNMFWARVDAVLPIFTNTLANNFPNEKGQADGTIAHAIERLWVYTAEYNGYTFSYCGEK is encoded by the coding sequence ATGTATAAAAGATATTATGATTTAATAAAAAAATTTTTCTTTTCACTTAAATATACTGGCATTAAAGCTACTTATAAAAAGGTTGATATTTTCATTAAAAATATCATTGCAGGTAAACAGCTGAGTAAGTATTCCTTTGACTGCTTTTATCAGGCAAAGTATATTCCATCAAATACTACTAATACTGATATTAAGCCTATCGCCTTTTATAGTGTTGCTCAAACAGATATAGCATTACTTGCTGCTAGAAAACCACTTTATTTAAACCATTACTCTCCAAGAATTCCACTTGTATACAGCAACAATGCAAGTGAAAGAATAAACTACCATATAAAGCTTGCAAAAGAATACCAGATATATGCTTTCTGCTATGAAGTAAATGATACAAATAAATATAAAAATTTTATCAGTGCATTAAACCTGTGCGATAAAACACACCCTTTCTGCTTAAGCCTTGATGCATGCCTTACTGCTGATGATATAAATACGGTATTAAATATTACTGATTTTTCTAAAATGATAAAACTTGATGAAAAGTATATTATAATTTTAGATATACGCAGACTGAAAAACTATAAAGATATTGACAGCTTCATAAATTCAGCATTCAGTATTATATCACACAATATTAAAGATTTTCAAATATGGTGCAGAATACTTCACACTGCTGATATAAATCATGATAAAATATCACGATATATATATTCTGCTGATACTGATAAAATGCCGTCAATTTCTGCAAACAGTGTTTCATATATTAATAAAAAAATACAGCACTATTTATACAGCTATGATTTTTTAGCACATTTTTTCTGCCACCACATCATAAAATCAGATAAACCATTTTATAAAACTATTATCAACGGTAAAGATACTCTTTATAAAAATGAGCTGTCTGTTTATAAATACAGCCTTGAAATTTTTTATAACTGGATAAAAACAGAATGCAGCTTTTTACGAGATAATTTTAAGGAAAATGAAAGATTTTTATTTATAGATTCTTTTAATAACTGGGATGAATACAGCCATACTGCACCAGAGAAAAAAACTGGCTATGCTTATTTAAATACAATGTATAGAGCTGTATTTAATAAAAAAATATACGGCAAAAAACTTTCATCATACTCTCAAGCTATGCCAGAAGAAATGTGCAGTAAAGCTCAAATATGCCTGCAAATACATATTTTTTATCTTGATTTACTTGAAAATATTGTTACAGAAATAAATAAAATTCCTTATGCTTTTGACTGCTACATATCTACTGACAGCACTGATAAGGCAGAATATATTAGAAACTACTTTAAAAGCCATTCTAATGCTGTAAATGTTATAGTGGAAATTTATGATAATAAAGGCAGAGATGTTTATCCTTTAATTGCTCAAATGAGTAAATATGTTACAAAATATAAATTTATATGCCACATGCATACTAAAAAATCTAAAATAGATATTTTTGGAGATAACTGGCGGGAGTATCTTTTCGGCTCTCTTTTTGGCTCAAAAGAAAACATAGAAAATATCTTAAAAAATCTTGAAATGAATAAAGGGCTGGGGATAGTTTTCCCAAAACCATTTCAAAATCTGGAAAATGCTATCCACTGGGGTTTAAATAAAGAGCTGGCAGAAAATGTGCTGCAAAAGCTGGATATTGATATAAAACTGCCTGTAAATAATATTGTCTTTCCAGTAGGCAATATGTTCTGGGCAAGAGTAGATGCAGTGCTGCCTATTTTTACAAACACACTGGCAAACAACTTCCCTAACGAAAAAGGACAGGCAGATGGAACAATAGCTCATGCCATAGAAAGACTATGGGTTTATACAGCTGAATATAATGGATATACATTCAGCTATTGTGGTGAAAAATAA